A region of Panthera uncia isolate 11264 chromosome D4, Puncia_PCG_1.0, whole genome shotgun sequence DNA encodes the following proteins:
- the SOHLH1 gene encoding spermatogenesis- and oogenesis-specific basic helix-loop-helix-containing protein 1, translating into MASRGAEPGAGGCGGSSPSSAQGCREDKAPERAGSGLPRNVLSERERRKRISVSCERLRALLPRFDGRREDMASVLEMSVQFLRLAGDLVPSQEPPTAALAPSKETWHKWQRDVLQLALSSPTSAGAPDSGMAAPGVTVPQAATAGVAEGEAPLGAAEVLDGPPALPEPCSLVTRPPDPSPSKALRSPPPWPPRSWQPPSPLVSKEVQSCRGQAGPLMEGADSAMTLDTRSASGCDVEDGASFLLSASPDWWLGSLEGRGASVPSRSMARSGLLDRAEPSFLTDVGPGSQELPDGPLEPWGSDAGCPSLALRDEVDSIFPDFFPC; encoded by the exons ATGGCGTCCCGGGGAGCTGAGCCAGGCGCTGGGGGGTGCGG CGGCTCTTCCCCATCCAGTGCCCAGGGCTGCCGCGAAGACAAGGCGCCCGAGCGTGCGGGCTCCGGCCTCCCGCGGAACGTGCTCAGCGAGCGGGAGCGCAG GAAGCGGATCTCCGTGAGCTGCGAGCGCCTGCGGGCCCTGCTGCCCCGCTTTGATGGCCGGCGGGAGGACATGGCCTCGGTCCTGGAGATGTCGGTGCAGTTCCTGCGGCTGGCCGGCGACCTGGTGCCCAGCCAGGAGCCGCCCACCGCC GCTCTCGCTCCGTCCAAGGAGACGTGGCACAAGTGGCAGAGGGACGTTTTGCAGCTGGCCCTGTcaagtccgacttcagccggggcACCAGACTCCGGGATGGCGGCGCCTGGCGTGACCGT GCCCCAGGCTGCGACCGCAGGTGTGGCCGAGGGCGAGGCCCCGCTGGGGGCGGCCGAGGTGCTGGACGGGCCGCCAGCCCTCCCCG AGCCTTGCAGCCTGGTGACCCGGCCCCCAGACCCAAGTCCCTCCAAGGCCCTGAGGTCGCCTCCACCCTGGCCTCCCCGCTCCTGgcagccaccctcccctctggtgagCAAAGAGGTTCAGAGCTGccggggccaggctgggcccctGATGGAGGGGGCCGACTCGGCCATGACACTGGACACCAG GTCTGCGTCCGGATGTGATGTGGAAGATGGGGCGTCCTTCCTGCTGAGCGCCAGTCCCGACTGGTGGCTGG GGTCTCTGGAGGGCAGAGGCGCCAGTGTCCCTTCTCGGAGCATGGCCAGGAGCGGCCTGCTggacagggcagagcccagctTCCTGACAGACGTCGGGCCCGGCTCCCAGGAGCTCCCAGACGGCCCCCTGGAACCCTGGGGCTCGGACGCCGGctgccccagcctggccctgcgGGATGAGGTGGACAGCATCTTCCCCGACTTCTTTCCCTGCTag
- the LOC125924176 gene encoding atrophin-1-like — protein sequence MTDGKEFGAQAPGTDGRFAGDSTDALAAGRAPTRGLWRSTLLRGHPETQSPALASPGPPARPGAGTQAQAAGAFSTRSAPSARGVRTDSWLRPASYRPGARADGSESPLCPAPRAPSRPPSGPPRVSSAPAGYHVPLNRGSAFCFQRRGAAATGHVERETSRRAREETNGHLKGQERGRERDHETAERDTADTGRSSPGSPREFQRLGPSAPNRDSAENTHLRVRVRPCAACPHRAGPPATRFAPPLHCGPSLHNKGYSF from the exons ATGACGGACGGGAAGGAGTTCGGGGCTCAGGCCCCTGGGACGGACGGCAGATTCGCAGGGGACAGCACGGACGCCCTGGCAGCGGGCCGTGC CCCCACGAGGGGGCTGTGGCGCTCCACTCTCCTCCGGGGGCACCCTGAGACCCAGAGCCCCGCACTGGCTTCTCCGGGGCCTCCTGCGCGGCCTGGTGCTGGGACCCAGGCCCAGGCTGCTGGAGCCTTCTCCACGCGCAGCGCCCCTTCCGCTCGGGGCGTCCGGACGGACTCCTGGCTGCGGCCGGCCTCCTACCGTCCAGGTGCTCGGGCCGATGGCTCCGAATCACCCCTGTGTCCCGCGCCCAGAGCCCCCAGCCGACCCCCCAGCGGGCCACCCCGTGTGTCCTCCGCACCCGCCGGCTACCACGTCCCCCTAAACCGTGGGTCTGCGTTCTGCTTCCAGCGACGCGGAGCGGCGGCAACGGGGCACGTGGAGAGGGAAACGAGCCGACGAGCCAGGGAAGAGACGAACGGCCATCTgaagggacaggagaggggaCGGGAGAGGGACCACGAGACGGCAGAACGGGACACAGCTGACACTGGAAGAAGCAGCCCCGG ATCGCCGCGAGAATTTCAGAGACTAGGGCCATCGGCCCCAAACAG GGATTCTGCCGAGAACACCCACCTGCGCGTCCGTGTGCGGCCCTGCGCAGCCTGTCCCCACCGCGCAGGCCCCCCTGCTACACGCTTCGCCCCACCCCTGCACTGTGGCCCCTCCTTGCACAATAAAGGATATTCCTTCTAG
- the LCN9 gene encoding epididymal-specific lipocalin-9 has product MALFLLTLGLSLVSAQELNPQAIVQKNYNMAKVSGIWYPVSMASDDIKRIEENGDLRVFIRNIESLEDGRLRFHFRTMVHGECEHVAMVCEKAERDGEYSVSHEGDNTVLLLETDYRQNITFHLRNVRNGTQTTVLALYGRVPDLGPSFLDRFEKVCRKYGLGPQNIISLGNQGEPPASCASSPGPGVFWRVPGPQGWGWRPQRGSV; this is encoded by the exons ATGGCTCTCTTCCTGCTGACCCTGGGGCTGAGCCTGGTCTCTGCCCAGGAGCTCAACCCCCAGGCCATTGTGCAGAAGAACTATAACATGGCCAAG GTTTCAGGGATCTGGTATCCGGTGTCCATGGCCTCCGACGACATAAAGCGGATCGAGGAAAACGGGGACCTGAGGGTCTTCATCCGGAACATCGAGAGCTTGGAGGACGGGCGTCTGAGATTCCATTTCCGCACCAT GGTGCACGGGGAGTGCGAGCACGTGGCCATGGTCTGCGAGAAGGCGGAGAGGGACGGGGAGTACAGCGTCAGCC ATGAGGGGGACAATACGGTGCTGCTCTTGGAGACCGACTACAGACAGAACATCACCTTCCACCTCCGGAACGTCAGGAACGGGACACAGACCACCGTGCTGGCGCTCTATG GACGGGTGCCGGACCTGGGTCCCAGCTTCCTGGACAGATTTGAAAAAGTCTGCAGAAAGTACGGGCTGGGTCCGCAGAACATCATCAGCCTCGGCAACCAAGGCGAGCCTCCCGCCTCCTGCGCCAGCAGCCCTGGGCCAGGAGTGTTCTGGAGAGTCCCGGGGcctcagggctgggggtggaggccCCAGAGAGGCTCCGTctga